CTTTGGCAATGTGAGCCATTTCTTGCATTGGTCCACCGTTGGAGAGTATGTCCCACTCGCTTCTGAGCTCCTCGTTGCGAAGAAAATTGAAGACTCTTTGAGGAGAAACTGGCAGCCAAATGGAGGTTGCTGCACTTAGCACAACCCCCGATGGTTCACCTGGATCATTGACACTCTTCCGTGTCATGACCCTAATGTTTTCGCCCATGTTTCCTGTGTTTAGCTTGTTCCATTTATGTATTGTTGATGCACAAACTCCCGCGCAAAAGTTGTTTGTCATTCGTTGTGCTAGCTTTAGCATGCTACGCCTTCCTCCCGCGCTAATTGCTGCACAATATATAAACACAACTCTCTTAGGTTATTAGACATGTATTTTGTTAAGGATGTTTGCATATAGTGCTTGAATTCTCTAACTTTTGTATGTACATATTTGTATACCTGATTGTTCTCTAGTGGGGAGTGCTGATGACATTAAGATGGCTAGGCATTCGCATTGGCGTTGGAGGGTTGCAACCCATCGTTGTGCGCCAAACCCCATACCTAAGCTTAGCAAGGGCTTGTAGAGCTCGTGAACATCGTTTTCTTCGTATTCAGCATGCTCCACCCATGTCACCTACAACATCATATTTATGAATTTAGTAATTAGTATGTTATATATTATGTTAGTATTTCTCTGTTGTCAGGAATCGGATCCTAATTTTTTAGACCTTTCACAAATTTAAAGTCACTGCATAGCTGTCAATCGAGCTGCTATTCGATGACATCTACTCGTTCATATATGATGATCAGGAATGAATGATGATGGAATGGAATCATGGAAATGTATGGACAGAAAATCATGAAAAAGCCTGGCAATTAGGCTCAACAACAGACAAAGGTATCTTATTGAGGTCAAACAAGCACATAAAATAATGGTACTCTTACATAAAGTCATATCATCCGGGGTTTTAGAGAAGCTACATACAATATAGAAAAAGGCCATCGAGATTTGCTATATTTTGCAGTGTGGTGAACTCATTCCAATCACTCATCTACGAAAAAGACAAAATATCAAGTCTATTATCTTGACCTAAAGGGTCcacattaaatattttaatttaaatcacCTATATTTTATAAGATCCCAATTCCCAACCATGTCACACACAATCTcatgaattaaaataatattcttaTAGAGAACAACCAAAGTATAGTATAGCATGAGAGATTGGAATGGAAACATCATATGAATATTTTATAGTAGTATTAGCATAGGTTAAAGTTAAAATACCAAACaaattaattggttaaagttAGAATACCAACCTTAGAGTAACCATTTGGCATATCTTGAACCACACAACCAGAAGGAAGCCTCCTACAGTTATGAAAAGTAGGTGCACCGCCAGAAGAAGCTTCTCTGAAGGTATCTATCGACACATCAACCACTGCCCATACCCCTTCTGCATGTTGCTTGCAAAAACGTAGAAAATTCACTTCTCTAACTGGAACCAACGGAGAAAGTACTTGAAGTTCAGCTTGCATCTGTAAACATAATCGTATTAAGTTCTCGGAGAATCTGTGTAGGTTAACCACAGTTTAATTGTGATAAATCTAAAAGGACGCTATTTTATCATGGTTTGACAGTGATAAATATTTTCTGAGACTATTTTTAACCACAGTTAAAACGTGTTAAATTTTAGGTTATATGCAGTAACGCGACTTGAAGGAACTCGAGAAAATATTAACCAAAGTAGTAACTATTTTATATACCAGTTGAAGAGCACCATTTCTAGTTCCATTTATTCCATTAGATATCACTTCACTTGTGGAAGCTCTTGCAATAACACAAGGAAACATCTCTGACCATCGATTCTGATACAACAGAAACCAAATCAGTTGTTAGtacaataaaaaaatacaaactaaTAAATCACTGATACAAAATAATAAAGTggaaaaaagttgaaaaaaagcTTACTGAGTCCATTAAAGTTTCAACAAGAGCCAAGCTGTTTATGATAACAACACCACTTTCTCTAGAAGCCTCAGAAACAAAACCATTAGGTTTCAAACCAATACAAGAAGTACTAACTGTTCTTGTATATTCCTCATGGTTAAGAATTTCTCTTCCACTTTCATCACTTCTAATCCAAAGAGGCTCATTAGTTTGAGCCATTTTCACTAACTCATCCATTGCAGATAAAGCAAGTTCAAGAAACATAGATCTCTCCATTGATCTATCAAAACCATTTCCATTGCTACTATTTGTTACCATAGATCTCTCCATTGATATACCAAAATCTTGTTCTAAAGGCAATGTTGAAGGTAAAGTATTATGGTTCAAACCAACGAAACCGATGTCTAAACTTGAGTTTGGTAACGACGTAATCGGCCGGCCTAAAAACTTGCCGGCGAGCGTACAAACTCGGTCGAGCTCGTCTTTTAATCTCGCGTTTTCGATTCTTAGATGTTGTTCTTCAAGTGATATTTCATTGATGATAGCTGGTTCGCCGCAATTTGAACACATTGGATTCCTCAATGCTTCTCTTATTGACATGTTCTCAGCTCTTAGCTTATCGTTTGCTTGCCTAAGTAGTGAATTATCATGGCGTTCCAATTGAGTCTGACACAAACAACACAAGCATTAGTACTAGAAAAAATTGCATCAGATGTCTCTGCACAACTATCAACTGAGCTGCTGCTGACTTAAGCAGACACAGAAAGTGTAATTTTTGTTACCTTCATTTGTGTTCTTCTATTTTGGAACCAAAATTTAACTTGTCTTGTTTCCAAACAAAGCCTTTTGCTGAGTTCAAGTCTTTGTTTTTCATCAGGATGAGGACACTCCTTAAACATCctacaaaaatcaaaaagaaatttttttcatgaattttcaacttaaaaagtgattttttgtATGAAGTGAATTATGATATGTACGATTCAAGTTCTTGAATTTGTTGAGGAGTGTGTCGGTGATAACGTTTTTTTCTTGGTGGATTGTCGGCAGCATCAAAGTCATCACCAGAAACACCATCCATGTTCTCACTACCACCAGATCTACtttcatgttcatcttcttcttctctactcCTTCTCAAACCAATATTTGTTTGCTGTAATTCAGTTTTtccaaaaacacaaaacaaaaaaaaattaagtgaaaaataataataatagcttaTTAGTATCATAAGAACAAGAGAAGATGAATCTCTTACAAGTGCTAAAGATAGGCCAGGTGAGTTGAACATGGATTTAACCAAAGTAGGAGATGATAAACGAGGTTGTTGTGAGATTGCACCAGAAGGCATTATTATtctactgttgttgttgttgctgctatGGTTTGTTCCGTTGCTAAAAGCATTAATATCCGCTTCTGCTATGAGTTTAGCACTTTCACCACAACCTGGCTTATTGTCACCAAAACTCATTAAAGTAGAAACTTTTTGCTTTCTTTTGTCAGTGATTATTTTGGTATTGATTATTCTTATCCTTGAACTTACAAGCTCAAGGCCTCAAGGGTATCTTGAGAAATAAATAGGGTTGCTAAGAATCAGGCTTATATACTTGGGTGTGGacaatcataagcaatttttttaagctaagaaaaagtcattttttcctCTTTTCCAAAACAATgactaaattttgaaaaaataatgatttatctcttataataacttttaatatatgtttttcaattgtatattttaattgatatgatttgtattaattttaatttaatatataaatacaaatttttaaatttatgtggATGGATTAATTGAatctgtttttaaaaataaaaagtgcaatagatattaatacaaaatatttaatttttttattaaacaaaaagtGCAATAAAAAATTATGTTTCATGTGAAAAGATAGTATTTCCCTTGCTAAAAACATTTAAATCTCTTGTCACTTTACCAGGACCACATCTCTTAATCAGTTAAATAATTTGTTAAACTTAGACAACACACGTGTTGGACTGTATTTGTTTTtaacaaacaatttttttttattaagcataaaattaaattaaacgtTGAAAAAAGAAGTGTTTCaaccaaataattaaaagaaaataaagtaaaatgtTGAATCAAATTGAAAGAGCAATACCATGGATCCATGTACTGGTGTCTCTCTATGAATGCATGTGTAGGTGAAGAATTAGATAATGAATTCCTTAATTAGGGAGAAagggagagagagaaagaaaagatagAGATAAATGTTAACGTAAACATGTGTCCTCTTGAAAGTCTTACAAAAGAATACATGCATCCAAAAAGGGTAGCTTGTTGACTCTATTTACATTGTGATCACACTTCCCTTTTCTCTTTCTTATATTATTTGGATGTTTTCTCtttcttcaatggcttcttctttcattttctttttgttattaaGTCTTTTGACTCTATTTACATTGTGATCACACTTTCCCTTtctctttcttattttatttggatGTTTTCTCTTTCTTCAATggcttctttcattttctttttgttataAGTTTGTGAGCATTAAaaggttttttgttttgtttttttataggtaatgtttttatttaaaaagagtACTTTACTCAATACAAGAGCAATTTAATAATTCCTTAAAATACAAAGATATCATATCTATAATTCAATCAAGATCTATAATCCAATCCACCAACTTACATTCTTGTGTCACTATAAAAAAATTGTGTATAGTCAAGGGAATTTGTCAGAGGTAAAACTtctaactaaataaataattgtGCTTGAGGTTCTCGCAACATGCaagacaaaagaaaatattatacAGTTAATTGACGCGGAgaaacttttaaattttgaaattgaaTATTGTGAGGGGTCACCCATCACAAAAGTAAATGGCgtcaaatgtaacaccccaaatctatccCGAAAGCAAcaggaatatcagagtacaaaatttcaagcaaatagaacataacgattcggagcgtcatatttttaaacaacaaaatcacatacgTATATCATGCCCAAttacttagatacataacacacttGTAGGAGAATAATATCaaaatcattaatcattgtcagccaatcaaatacttgcatcgcagcggaaaatcatatgtcaacaacaatacaactctTAATATCATGGCCAAACACGACACGATACATCTAACAAGTCTCAGCATATCATAAGGATAAAgtttaacaaggataaacacaagtAACAAAacgtaaacaagtaatccaacgttccccgagtgctacgtatcagagcatcgacacacaccgactcgagctataggtacacgactactccgcgtcattacctgcacgttaccaatggagggcaacattcaaacagaaggggtgagatatcattcattataaagaagtgtatgataatattcaaaacggagaaataatcatacattggtcaccacttctcaacgtatatcacttactactattcacatcattcaacatcttaccgacaacaataatatcaatcttaATTAAGGCATACCTAGTCGATTATCGcatatgctcaacgaaacaaccatcgaatcgacacaagataacattcatgttatgcacacacaaatattcaaCTACGACTCGTcatacgactttacttatgcaactcaaataatgcaaatgcatgtggtaccattggagtaaaactcccgtctcaaacaattgccattgggccgtctcaaacatccgCCACAAGGgctgtctcaaacatttgccacaagggctgtctcaaacaatgcaatgaatgtgactcaatgatgcacattcacaatcacacttaacgacataatcgactcgaacaacatattctacttaaacgacatgatcaacttaaacgacataatcaatttcGGAtctccaatgtcaacaaaatcctATTCAAGTTAGACTAAGCATATTCAATGGAAAaacatcaattagggcttcacgtatGTCCAAACGACACTTGAAAatgagttacggttcaaaagttacatcatttcaaagtttggaaaaagttctataaaacagggttcgcggcgccaacaaagttcgcgaactgagtgaatcaaatcttcctgagtttctgccaagcagttcgcggcgcgaactggtgattttcagaaaatcccaatcacaaaaaacagcatacgaattccaTCTCAaatcccctaaactcaacccaatcaagttgaaaaacaccaaccatcacgaacaacaatagaatacatgttataaccacaaatataacacatattatggatcttctaacatcataacatcatcaaacatcaattaaaacacatttcaaatcataaattcatgcatttgttcataaaccctaacatctctacacacaactttcatggatacaaacatacaatcaaatcccacccaaaacatcatcatacatccctttagcatgaaagaatcccacacATACCTTAGGTTTgtattgaagacaactctagcttcaatattgagattcccctctttctcttcactcttctcttctcttctttcacaacttttGTCAAAATGAGCTTCTAAGTCTAAAACCCCTAAAACCATTGTTTTGTTTAACTTACTATCTTTCTTATTACTAATGGGCCTTAAATCACACTCTACACTTACTAATGCTACCTTAAGCCCAATAACTCTcctaatttattaacttatataTTTACGATAAGACCCCACAAATAACGTCAATATCGCACAAGCACTCAATTAACATATAATTTAGTAAAACAAAACACATATCATAACacgacataattaaataaaacacgcaAACTAAAAACGGGAGTTACATCAAACAGTGGCGGATCgaaaaaaatcatataattttgtttttcatttccaACAACACCATCAAATATACTAGTTTTGATATTCTAACAATGTTTTATGACTTTTTTCATCTTAATATTTTAGTTTACATATATAACTAGTAACTCAATAATCATTTAACAATTCATCTTTCATTCggttgtgcattttatttttcacaaaattccTAATAAATAATTTCTTTTCAACAATAACACATGCTACAAACataaatcatttttaataaaacttataacaaaaaaaacaaacttcaaaactTACTTTTATAGCACAAATAAAAAGATAAACttaaatgtattaaaataaaataattaaaaaaataaaagacaaaatctataattttagcattaaaaatcaaaattttgtaGGTTGAAGTAAAAAACTAATAGAAAGTCAAAGAAGAAAATGCCTAAAAATTAAGGAGTATAAATATGTTATATGTGAAGGTTTTAATTAAAGAGTTataatatgactttatggtaatTGAAGAAGTGTAATTTAAtgcatttaattaaatttaatgggggctaaataaataataatataatactttAAATGAAATTGAAAACTTTTTGTGGGGGCTTGAGCCCCCATTCTAGTATACATGGATCCGCCCCTGGCgtcaaaaacttattttttggGCAAACAAAAGTCAACATTTGCAAGGGGTAACCCCTatcaaaatttgaatatttagaTTGCGAGGATAGTTCTTAACAAAATTAGACTATTAGGTCAACTCACCATTCAGCATGTCAGAGTGATTAATGAGTGGTATGTTGTTGTCCGAGATTAGTTAGGACTATTCCTTACAAATTTTTTAGGGGCTACCGTTTACAAATGTTGTTATTAATTAAACTTGTTTCACTTTTTCTTCTCGACTTATTCAGTAACCCTTCTATCTCCCAttcattttctctcttctttttaaCCCATTTAAATCATaccttcaaatttttttaatatttttgagttttgcttcaaaatttcaaaattttaataaatttaaaataaatattatatttagctTTAATTctggattttttttattcattttacaaTTAATACAACTTTTTTTCACTTTATCCAAAGGTATCAATATGTTCGTATAAAAGGAGCTACAAATCAACCAATCGTTAGTTtgttcagtggtgattgacgctgaacttggtaaggagaaccacggttcgatccctgtaactgcgatcgggagggggctggaaccacttgatgccagaactgacccccgaaccggactaaaccggtggtgataaaccaaaaaaaaaagagctaCAAATCTAAAGTTTGTATGTAAAGTTTGTATGTGGTGTTagtttattacttattatttttaaccactagattgaaaagaatcaatggtctagatttggagtaagttataataacttactcatggagtaaatataaccctcatatatatatatatatatatatatatatatatatatatatatatatatatatatatatatatatatatatatatatatatatatatatatatatatatatatatatatatatatatatatatatatgaaacgcgtcataaatgacatttttatttgagaacatgagaatgaatctaaatcattaaattttaaaataaatggtagagattatgtgtcaatattttttttctctcctccattattaaaatagggtttaatatactatgccccctgccattagggcgagattcggttttgccccccataagtttttttttgaaacgccccttataaaacGAAAAACATCAATTTTACCACACCCTATTACCACATATGCTGACTGTGTAATTAACTAAGGCACATGTGGTATTTTTTTGTGCTGACTGGATAATTCTCTAGTTGTGGATGCTTCTTGGACTGCTACTCCTCATCCAATTCCTCATCACAGCTCTTCTCTTTCTTGTCACCATGACTCAAGTCCATACTATAGGGGCCTTATTGCTCTTCCGGTTCCTGCCTCCCCCACCTCTCTCTACTGCCTCAACATCAATTTCAATACCTCCACAGCCACGGCCGCCCAACCATCAACTCATGATTTTGTTGTCTTTTTAAGTCCAGAAGATCAATCACTGATGGTGACAGAGCCGGAAACAACTTTAAAGGAGGTGATGGTGTTGATCCATCCAGGTATCCAGGGGAAGCCTTTGGGTGGTCAAAAGACTGTTTCTGAACAAACAGTGGCATTGGAATTACCTTGTGAGCACATGTTGAAGCACACAACTGAGGAAGGGGATCTATATGAGTATCTGTGGGCAACCAAATACCAGCCTAAGAAATTGGGAGACTTCATCTGCAACAAAACTAGAGCACTTGAGCTGAAAGCATTGGTGAGAACAATATTAtgcttctttctttttcatttgatTACAAGAATGCAACAACGATCAAAATTGTTAAGTTTTGTGAGTATATAGGTAAAAGGTGGGTGCGGTTGTAATCATTTTATATTCGATGGACCCCCAAATGTAGGAAAGAGAGCCATGATACAGGCTATGCTTCGAGAGGTATTTGGCGATGATGGAGTGTAGGTATATTCATTCATAATTCATGTCATACTATTTGTAGCGTGTTTATATAACAGGAAACTACAATGATACTTTTACTTTGCTACTGAATCAGGCCACATAAGAATATAAAGACTTCAGCTTGAAGGTAATGCCTACTTTTACTACCATTAGCATTACCTCCAATTGTATCGTCTCTTATACGACACTATTGGTAACTCGAGCTACTTAGCTATGTCACCATGCGAGCTTGTAATGTGCATACATTTATCTTGTTTAGCGTATTTTAGATTTTTCTCTCCTCCCGATCTTGTTGATTGAGATATAAACCATAAAATTTACTCAAGTTAGGATCGATAAGTAAGAATATAAGTTGTTATTAACAATATAATGAAAGGAAATGACTTTGAATATTGCATGTCTGTCTCCTTTGACATGGATAGGGATAAATGGTCGAAAATCTCCAACTGCGCGTGGAGAAATCACTCCATCATGTTGAGGTAAATCTCTCAGAAGCAAAGGGATATGAAAAACATGTGATTGTTGAGCTATTCAAGAAAACATATGGTAAGGTGATAAATAGCTCATTGCCTTGTAGCCCAGAAAACAAAAGCAATCATTTTGTGCAAACAAAAGCAATCATTTTGTACGAGGCGGAGAAGCTATCGTTAGAATCGGTGTTGTATATAAAGTGGATGGTAGAAAAGTATAAAGGGTGGAATAAGCTGTTTTTTTGTTGCTCTGATGAATCAAGGCTACAGCCAATCCAATCACATTGCACCACTGCCCGTCTCTCATCACCATCAACCCAACAGGTCACTCAGCACTTTCAATCTCTTACCTTTCCGATATCATACAATTTCTGAAACTCTAAGCCCAGTCTTGCCACGCCGCCACCTTCAAGCTCTTGCACCATGGTCGATTGGGTTTTTTTCTAGGAATTTAGGTTTCATTGGGTTTGATTAATGTTGAAATTTATGGGTTTTATTGTTGTTATGAATGCTGCTGTTGTTGGAGAaagacgagagagagagagagagagagagagagagagagagagatagagagagagagagagagagagagagagaaaagaaaggagaaagagaaagttacgtgaaaaatgaaaaagaaaatgaaataaatgaattaaaattgatGTGGTGTGTGTCTAATTATTATCCAGTCAGCACAAAAAATACCACATGTGCCTTAGTTAATTACACAGTCAGCATATGTGGTAATAGGGTGTGGTAAAATTGATGTTTtggttttataaggggcgttttaaaaaaaaaacttcaggggggaaaaaccgaatctcgccctaATGGAAGGGGGAATAGTATATTAAACccattaaaataaatgatggaggagagagaaaaaacaaTGACACATAATCCAACCACCAAACAAAGATATCTTCCTCATCCTGCTTGGGCTCCACTTCCTACAGAATAACTATCAATTCTTTCAATTGTTCCACACCATCATCTGTCAGTATCTTCCACTACAGGAATGTCCCAACACCATAGGCTTTCACATCATACTTCCATGTTAGCTACCTTTGCTTATGCAAACTCTATACAGGCAAGTAAT
The Vicia villosa cultivar HV-30 ecotype Madison, WI linkage group LG6, Vvil1.0, whole genome shotgun sequence genome window above contains:
- the LOC131609578 gene encoding homeobox-leucine zipper protein ANTHOCYANINLESS 2-like yields the protein MSFGDNKPGCGESAKLIAEADINAFSNGTNHSSNNNNSRIIMPSGAISQQPRLSSPTLVKSMFNSPGLSLALQTNIGLRRSREEEDEHESRSGGSENMDGVSGDDFDAADNPPRKKRYHRHTPQQIQELESMFKECPHPDEKQRLELSKRLCLETRQVKFWFQNRRTQMKTQLERHDNSLLRQANDKLRAENMSIREALRNPMCSNCGEPAIINEISLEEQHLRIENARLKDELDRVCTLAGKFLGRPITSLPNSSLDIGFVGLNHNTLPSTLPLEQDFGISMERSMVTNSSNGNGFDRSMERSMFLELALSAMDELVKMAQTNEPLWIRSDESGREILNHEEYTRTVSTSCIGLKPNGFVSEASRESGVVIINSLALVETLMDSNRWSEMFPCVIARASTSEVISNGINGTRNGALQLMQAELQVLSPLVPVREVNFLRFCKQHAEGVWAVVDVSIDTFREASSGGAPTFHNCRRLPSGCVVQDMPNGYSKVTWVEHAEYEENDVHELYKPLLSLGMGFGAQRWVATLQRQCECLAILMSSALPTREQSAISAGGRRSMLKLAQRMTNNFCAGVCASTIHKWNKLNTGNMGENIRVMTRKSVNDPGEPSGVVLSAATSIWLPVSPQRVFNFLRNEELRSEWDILSNGGPMQEMAHIAKGHDHGNSVSLLRASAINSNQSSMLILQETCTDASGSLVVYAPVDIPAMHVVMNGGDSAYVALLPSGFAVLPDGRIDGSDSHGGASQQRGTGSLLTVAFQILVNSLPTAKLTVESVETVNNLISCTVQKIKAALQCES
- the LOC131612083 gene encoding uncharacterized protein LOC131612083, which translates into the protein MVTEPETTLKEVMVLIHPGIQGKPLGGQKTVSEQTVALELPCEHMLKHTTEEGDLYEYLWATKYQPKKLGDFICNKTRALELKALVKGGCGCNHFIFDGPPNVGKRAMIQAMLREVFGDDGV